The following proteins are encoded in a genomic region of Bubalus kerabau isolate K-KA32 ecotype Philippines breed swamp buffalo chromosome 15, PCC_UOA_SB_1v2, whole genome shotgun sequence:
- the LOC129628173 gene encoding olfactory receptor 52H1-like: MATYNLTGYNMGAFTLLGIPGLEQYHIWISIPFCLIYLVAIVGNSVLLYLIAMEHSLHASMFFFLSMLAITDLTLSTTCVPKSLSIFWFGPQEISFPGCLTQLFFLHYSFVLDSAILLAMAFDRYVAICSPLRYITILTPRTIVKIAVGISFRSFCVFVPCVFLVNRLPFCRTHNIPHTYCEHIGVARLACADIFINIWYGFCVPIMTVIIDVILIVVSYTLILCAVFRLPSQDARQKALGTCGSHVCVILMFYIPAFFSILAHRFGHNVPRTFHIVFANLYVVIPPALNPIVYGVKTKQIREKVILLLLPKRSH; encoded by the coding sequence ATGGCCACATACAACCTAACTGGCTACAACATGGGTGCCTTTACCCTTTTGGGTATCCCTGGACTTGAGCAGTACCACATCTGGATCAGCATCCCCTTCTGCCTCATCTATCTTGTGGCCATTGTGGGTAATAGTGTCCTTCTCTACCTCATTGCAATGGAGCACAGTCTTCATGCATCcatgttctttttcctttccatgcTGGCTATTACTGATCTTACACTGTCTACCACCTGTGTTCCAAAATCTCTGAGCATCTTCTGGTTTGGTCCCCAGGAAATCAGCTTTCCTGGCTGTCTCACACAATTATTCTTTCTGCACTACAGCTTTGTTCTGGACTCAGCTATACTGCTGGCCATGGCatttgaccgctatgtggccatctgttcACCCTTGAGATACATCACTATTCTGACCCCCAGGACCATTGTCAAAATTGCTGTGGGAATCTCCTTCAGAAGCTTCTGTGTTTTTGTCCCATGTGTTTTCCTTGTAAATCGTCTACCCTTCTGCAGGACACATAACATCCCTCACACATACTGTGAGCACATAGGTGTTGCCCGACTAGCCTGTGCAGACATTTTCATCAATATCTGGTATGGGTTTTGTGTTCCCATCATGACAGTGATTATAGATGTGATTCTAATTGTTGTCTCCTACACCCTTATCCTCTGTGCTGTATTTCGCCTCCCTTCTCAGGATGCTCGCCAGAAGGCCCTGGGCACCTGTGGTTCCCATGTCTGTGTCATCCTCATGTTCTATATACCAGCGTTCTTCTCCATCCTAGCACATCGCTTTGGACACAATGTCCCTCGAACCTTTCACATTGTGTTTGCCAACCTCTATGTTGTCATCCCACCTGCTCTCAACCCTATCGTCTATGGAGTCAAGACTAAGCAGATACGAGAGAAAGTCATTCTTCTGCTCTTACCTAAGAGGTCCCATTGA